In Acomys russatus chromosome 9, mAcoRus1.1, whole genome shotgun sequence, the following are encoded in one genomic region:
- the LOC127193938 gene encoding LOW QUALITY PROTEIN: elongin-C-like (The sequence of the model RefSeq protein was modified relative to this genomic sequence to represent the inferred CDS: inserted 4 bases in 2 codons) yields the protein MYVELLSSGGHEFIIERENTGIPGTIKAMLNGPGQFAENANKEVNLREVPSHALXSMYFSYKVHXNNSPTEILKYPIAPEIVLELLIAANFLDC from the exons ATGTATGTTGAGTTATTATCTTCTGGTGGCCATGAATTTattatagaaagagaaaacacaggaataCCTGGAACAATAAAGGCCATGTTGAATGGGCCAGGTCAGTTTGCTGAGAATGCAAACAAAGAGGTCAATTTAAGAGAGGTCCCTTCACATGCGCT TTCAATGTATTTTTCCTACAAGGTCCA TAACAACAGTCCCACTGAGATTCTCAAATACCCAATTGCACCTGAAATTGTCCTGGAACTGCTGATTGCTGCAAACTTCCTAGattgttaa